The genomic DNA GCACTCAGTCCATTGGACAGCATCATGGTCATCTTGCGGCCCAAGTACTTGGTCAACACAACGCAGAGCAGGGTGCCGGGTATGCCCAGGAGAGCGGCGATCAGCACGTTCAGGAAGATGTCTCCGCCCAGCTTGGCAATGTACTGGGCCGTGCCGTAGTAGACCATGCAGACGACCAGCCAATCGTTGGCCATGCAGATGGTCTTCAGGCGCATGTACGGGGTGCGGAAGAGATCGACGACGTTGCCCTTCTTCGTTGGCTGGCGACTGGCCAGCACCTGGTGCGCGGCCTCCATTTCCTGCTTGATGGTGTCGGTCGGAGCTCGATTGTGCCGGGCAATGCGCTCCAGCACCTTGACGCTCTTGTCCACGCGGCCCGTGGTGAAGAGCCAGCGCGGTGACTCCGGCACCAGCCAGATGTAGATCACAAATATCACCGAGAAGATCGTCACGCTGAACTGGAACCAGCGCCACTCGCGTATGTAAAAGGcgaacagcgacagcgaggcGTGGCCAATGTTGAACGGAATCTGATAGAGGATGCCAATGAGCTCCCGCTTCTTGGGTCCAATGATCTCCATGAGCAGCACAAAGCTAAAGTGGGTAAGGCTTGAGGCTAGAAAAGGCTTAAGCGAAGTCAAAAACCCACCTGACAGTCATGGTGCCGCCGGTGGCGACGGCCACCAGAAACCGGAACAAGCAGTAGAACCAAAAGTACGGCGAAGCGCAGACAATTAGTCCGGTGAACAGCTGCATaaagcagcacaaaagaaaCGCCGGACGTCGGCCCCAACTGTAAACGAAAGAGGTTCGATTAGCAAATCGATAAGCGCTTGCCCTTTGTGATTACTCACCGATCTGCTATCATGCCAAAGGACATGCCACCGATCATGATGCCCAGCATGACGATGGACTGGGAGAGGCTGGCCAGCGATTGCTTGTCGCAGGTGAGATTCCACTCCGTGATGATGGTCGTCTTGAAGACTGTCGTGTTGAACTCTGTCTGGTTGCAGTCCTTGCTGCACGCGTCCGTCACATTGGGCGTGAGGCACTTGAGGGGCGTGGGGGCGGCAAGGAATATGTGGGCGAGGGTGTGCCACCCAGTGCCGAATTTACACAGCACGAcgatgaagaaaaagaagagctgGTAGCGACGAAAGTCACCGATCTGTGAGATGATCGGATCCTTCACCTTCTCCACCGGACGCGGCTCATATTTGGGTTTTGgctgcgcagcagcagctgctgctggtggcgggGGCTCCTTGGGTTCCTTCGCCATCGCAGAATAAGTGTCTCtaaggaaaagaaaaataagttGTGATTTAGGAAATTGGATTCGTTTTCTGACTGTGTAGGCCAGCAAGCTA from Drosophila subobscura isolate 14011-0131.10 chromosome E, UCBerk_Dsub_1.0, whole genome shotgun sequence includes the following:
- the LOC117891275 gene encoding organic cation transporter protein — protein: MAKEPKEPPPPAAAAAAQPKPKYEPRPVEKVKDPIISQIGDFRRYQLFFFFIVVLCKFGTGWHTLAHIFLAAPTPLKCLTPNVTDACSKDCNQTEFNTTVFKTTIITEWNLTCDKQSLASLSQSIVMLGIMIGGMSFGMIADRWGRRPAFLLCCFMQLFTGLIVCASPYFWFYCLFRFLVAVATGGTMTVSFVLLMEIIGPKKRELIGILYQIPFNIGHASLSLFAFYIREWRWFQFSVTIFSVIFVIYIWLVPESPRWLFTTGRVDKSVKVLERIARHNRAPTDTIKQEMEAAHQVLASRQPTKKGNVVDLFRTPYMRLKTICMANDWLVVCMVYYGTAQYIAKLGGDIFLNVLIAALLGIPGTLLCVVLTKYLGRKMTMMLSNGLSACGLLLLVFLYKSTQLVQVMCATLGLFGASITFPNVYLYGAELFPTVVRSNGMGLCSMVGRIGGLLAPMICELDSYGAWITPLVFGVFSVLAMLGTIFLPETRGMPLPETLEDGESFGRKSPKAQS